AATTACAAGATTATTCTTGtcgacatgattaaattcaatagcatgtaatttttcttttgattgctATATTACATATAGAACGGTCAAACAAAACTTGGACGACCTCTTGGATGAAGGATAATATTCATACGcatctatttaaaataatttttttttcattatattaaatGATGTATAATGCACTGATTTGTCGATGATGATCGTATGCTTCTACTTTAATATATACCGATTTAATATGTTTATGCCTTACTTGGGTTTAAATTTGGAAATTCCACACTAACATAGTAATCGAACACAATAACAATCccacatgatttttctttttttctttctttttcaggtGATCAAACACTTGAAGAATGTGTTACTTTCGAAGTCCTCAACATGTACTCCATATTAACTTCTATGAACAGATCAAGAGCGGCCATAGGAACCCTTATCTGCACGCAGCCTAAAGTTGTGCACCGATGCATGTCCGAGGAGATGCTTGGAAGCTCGAAGCTGGAACGTGGACAAGTCGAAGAAAATGTTGGAAGAAACACTCGAGTGGAGATCAACATTCAACCCAGAGGAGATTCCCTGGGTGAGCTCAATTCATCTGGTTCAATCCTCTCGGTTTCCTGCATGTCATAGAACACGGTCTTCGACCACTGTAGCTTTTTACCTGCTTCAGCATGAGGTTGCTGCTGAAGGTGCAACTGCCAAAAGGCTTACAGAGCAAACTTCCATGACTGCGAAGGAAGAACACTCATTGTGATGAGACCAGCGAAATAGGTTTAACTGcagcacttcttcttcttcttcgcatgACAACCAACTCAGGCACCTGGTGGATCTGCTGGAGAATGCTGCTGAGCACCAAGAACAAATGATGTGGCTGATGGACTTCACTGGCTGATCACTGGTCAACTCGGTGCTCATCAAGACTGTTCCAGAGACTACAAACATTCTGCGGAGTTACTATCCCGAGAGGCTTGCTTTTGGATTCCTGTACAACTCTCCGAGAATCCTTCAGACCTTTTGGAAGGTCTGATCTCATCGAATTCTCAAGAAAAGCTTATATCTGGTTCACCACTGATTGCTCTGTTCTCCTCTGCAGGCCATTAAACATTTTCTGGATCCCAATACCTTCCAAAAGGTGAGATTCGTGTATCCAAGGCACTGAGGGAGCACGGAGCTCATGCACGAGTACTTTGATCTCGAGGTATTATTATCAGTGGAATTTGGTGGAAAGAATGAAGTCCAGTATGACCATGACCAGTACTTCGATTaagtgattttatttaattagataaaatatattatatatctgattgaattttaattatgattaacgATCAATAAAAAAAACTTCAATCATGAGAAGATTTCTTATAATATGATTTGATGAGAATGACTCTTCTAATTATCATCATTGATCATATGCTCTCGTCTagatattataaatctatttttaATCTCTCTTAGTTCCTATTCCATCACTTATAATggttctttaaaaaaatttaaaaaaaaaagacgagTTTAATTCTCCTTATCGATCTAGCTTTCGGATCTGACGATAATGCATTTGTAAATTATATAAAGATTTTATGAATGATATCAAAAGATATTTataaagaatagaaaaaaaaaagtttaattctCCTTGCAAATCTAGCTTTCAGATCTGATGATAATACATttatagattagataaagattttatgaataacatcaaaagatatataatcttttggGGCTTGGACTACAAAAGTACGCAATCCAACACTGCTATTACAAATAAGTGTCTTGATTGTATTAGATAAGAAGAGGGGCATGTTATTAATCCTAACTTCACATGTAGTTGATTCTCAATGTTTGGTCACTGTAGATTTGCATGCACAAGTGCAAGTAGAGTCTAGAATTATTCTTCATATGCTCATCAAAAGTTGCAGAATGTTTCAAGCAACATACCTGTGACATGAAACCGATCAATGTACATCACCTCAAATTACCACCAAAGAAGGAAATATATAGCAAGGAAAAACTGCTGCAGCTTGTTGTTCATAAGGAGAGGGAAAGATGAACCAAATAGAACTGCAAACAATCAGAAATCAGCATCTATTCCTATGACTGACAACCGTTGCCATTAGAACTGCACACTCTATCTTGCTGCTTCAGAGACCTCTTCCTCCACCAGGAGTGGCGTATGCAAATGCATCAGCAAGTACAGAAGAGAAAGAACTATCTGCAACACAAATCATCACTCCTATCACTACTCAATCGGCATTGGCAGTGTTAAGGGCTCATGTGTCGGATTCTGACAGGCAGATGCTCGAATAGGGAACCCACCAAGAATTATTACTCGaagaatcataaaaaatatattcatcaTCGATCGCTGATATCATGTGTTGCTGAAGGCTCTGGAAAGATCTCCTTGTATGGCTTCTTGTGGGAGAATGAACGATCCCCTCCGCTGCCTTGAGATAGTGTTGTAGCAGAACGCCTTAGCATCTGATTCTCCCTTGATTGGCCAGGCACAGAGACAACGTCAGAGGAGCTGTTCCGCCAGCTGCCCATGAAAGCAGCATTCCATGAACCTCGTGATGATGTTGCTCTCAGTCTACCAGAGCCAGAATTGTCATCTTCCCTTACCACCTTCAGAGGGTTTTCTAATGCCTTCAGGATGTATCCCATGTGTGGACGTTTGGAGGGCTTTGGATTTAGGCATGACTTTGCTACGATTGTGATTGCCCAAATCTCCTCCAAGTGGTCCTCATCTACAACAAGGAGCGGGTCCACAATCTTCGCCACAAGCTCTTTCTCATGCACATTGACGTAAAGCAAAGTCTGTTCAATCCACTCAACTGTTGCAGCATCGTTCCACCCACTAATGCCAAGCTTACCAGTGACCAGCTCAAGCAATAGCTTACCAAAACAATATATATCATATGAACATGTTGCAGGAGGACCTGCAgatttaacaagttcaaaataacCGAATTCAGATAAGAATTGTAAAGGGCGCAAAATATCTGGAGAAAAGGAGGAGGTTTTTTGGTCAGTTTCATTACCAGAAACATCTTGTTCTGGTGCCCTGCAGATCACAAACAAGAAGGAAGGATTATTAAAAGTGACAAACTTAAGGCTATATAAATTTAGGAACCAAAGGTTGTTTTACAAGCATGGAAGAAGGTGGTCCTTGGAAGGTCACAAGACTAAATAAATTTAAGAAACATATATAATGTCATAAATCATGAAAGAATATGGAGGCTGCAATTAACATGGAACATGTGTATATATTACTTTTATTTTGGATAGTAGGAAACATGATGCATGCATCACTATGAGGAAATATGCACCTTACATCTGAAAAATGCAATATTTCTTTCTATTCTAGCTGTTGATTCACAGAGATACATGTATATTCCTCCTGATGGCAAATGAGTGAGTAATTATCAGAACAAAGGCTgtgataaaattttcttttctttgaataCCTAGAAAGATTTATACTAATCTACTTTGTTACCTGGTCATGTTAATTTAGCCAGAAATGCTTGCAGAAGACATTATCTTGCAAAGGAAGGAGGATGGGAAAACTTTAGATGTCTTTTCTTTTTTAGACCTTCTGATGAACTATGGCCATAGACTTCCTTCACCAGATCTAAGTTGTATGGTTATATTAGATATTATAATCGCTGGGAAGTTAAAGCAAAAGTTCAGACAACTTGGTGTGGTAGATTTTCTTAGCAGTTGGAATCATAACCGAGCATCCTCTTAATGCATGCATAGGAATTGCTCTGATGCCTTTTTGTTTTCAAATATGATTATCATTTTCTACAAGGCTTGATGATTGAAGGAAAGTAGTGGTGTAATGGTTGACACCAACATATTACTCATCATTAGGGTACCAAAATTAAATTGTGGCAGAACAGACACTTATATTGCCTCTTTGATATCAAAATCATGGCTCTAAACCTTGATAAAAGCTCAAGTTTCTTGTCACCATAAATTTTCTTAGATATCAAGCTGCCTTTGATGATTATTTTTGCTTAATGTAGAATGTAATGAAATGAAATGCTGTGTGTCTAAAGTGACTATTTGCTTAATGTAGAATGTAATGAAATGCTGGATATCCAGTAAAAAGAATAATACTATGATAGTAAAGCAGCATACAAGCAAATACAAGTGTGATGATGGAGGATTAAGACTACCATAGGTGGCATACTGAAATATATTGTCTATTCAATTCTAAGATGTAATATTTAATCATCAGCCAAATGAAAATGAGAGATTGGAACTTACTGTGACAATCGCAATAACCTGGTGATGATATTCTTGTGGCCTTCCCCTTCCTGAGCGCATACCTCACTCAGACTTCCAAGCCTCACTTCATATTTATCATCAAGAAGAATACTGCTTGCTTGCAGATCTCTACAATgatattttgaatatcttttagatTTTGATGGTAATGCCGTAAAATGCAGTTAACAAATAGCCTTGAGATACTTGATATATAAAAATCATACTGTAGCCAGAGTGAGAGCTTGTATTACTTCAAAATATTTCAGGAATACCTATGAACAATTGGTGGTGAACACTCATGATGCAAGTAGTAAAGGGCCTCAGCAACTCCTATTGCAATCTTCAATCTTTTTATCCAATCCAATGGGTGCAAACCAAGGTATTCCTGCCCGGGTTTCATATGCAATGCAGCAGACAAGTCGTTGTTTGGCACACATTTATACACAAGGAGCTTCTCGTTAGCATTGTCCAAACAATGTCCTAGGAATGGCACCAACCTCTCATGCAAACCCCTGGCAAACAAATCTAATTCCGCTGCAAGATCCTGCTTCCCGAATTTTCGCATATCTATCCTCTTTACCACCACACGAACTCCACCTTCTAAGGTGCCATGGTATAAATCTCCTGAACGTCCATGCTTTATAAGGTTAAATTCACTGAAGTCCGATGTAGCCTGAGCCAGCTGCTCATAGCTGAAAACCTCTCCTACAGCTGACAggttcaacgagatcccagaagGCTGTTTAGAAGGGGAAGCagcttcattaatctccttttgttCAGATTTCTCACGTCGACAGCTTCTCAGGCAGCACACTAAAGTAACTAAGATCCCAAGTCCTAAAGCCCCCCCAGAAGCCACTATCACTATATACATCAATTTCCAATGGCCTTTCTTCTCACCGGAAGTGCTTGAAGGTGCTGGAGGATTAATTGGAGCCATAGCGCTACCTTTAAGTAGTTCCCCCTTGGTATAGAACCTCTCACAATCATCTGGAGTCCTTTGGTTCAGGGCATCACTAATGCAATTCAATCCAAAAGACACATTTTTATTCCTAGTAGCCATCAGAAATGGGCCTTGGAAGTAATTCCCAGAAATATCCACCGATCTAGACCTGGAGAAA
This DNA window, taken from Musa acuminata AAA Group cultivar baxijiao chromosome BXJ3-7, Cavendish_Baxijiao_AAA, whole genome shotgun sequence, encodes the following:
- the LOC135642777 gene encoding probable LRR receptor-like serine/threonine-protein kinase At2g16250 encodes the protein MLGNDDDAMVVAYLNWRGSPCIGLRWVQTWTMLLLNAVALAALLGVAAGQGLSSPSDLAGLYSLRGSLGLRARDWPHRADPCSAWAGVRCSAGRVVSLHLSGLRRTRLGRLDPRFAVDGLRNLTRLRAFNASEFALPGPIPEWFGRLLPPSLAVLDLRYAAVVGPIPYSLGGTSGLVVLSLAGNAITGNVPPTLGKLGNLSVLDLSCNALTGSIPKSIVAIANLSYLDLSSNFLSGTVPLALGALPALKSLNLFNNSLTGSIPAQLGDLSSLIALDLSFNSLTGALPDDFRNLRKLQVLNLHNNSLTGGLTDSLFSGLSRLRFVRLSHNNFSGALPGSLWSLSELQILDFSYNNLTGMLPDLTPSIANVNTSSVILNLSNNIYHGSIPSGFQILFSRSRSVDISGNYFQGPFLMATRNKNVSFGLNCISDALNQRTPDDCERFYTKGELLKGSAMAPINPPAPSSTSGEKKGHWKLMYIVIVASGGALGLGILVTLVCCLRSCRREKSEQKEINEAASPSKQPSGISLNLSAVGEVFSYEQLAQATSDFSEFNLIKHGRSGDLYHGTLEGGVRVVVKRIDMRKFGKQDLAAELDLFARGLHERLVPFLGHCLDNANEKLLVYKCVPNNDLSAALHMKPGQEYLGLHPLDWIKRLKIAIGVAEALYYLHHECSPPIVHRDLQASSILLDDKYEVRLGSLSEVCAQEGEGHKNIITRLLRLSQAPEQDVSGPPATCSYDIYCFGKLLLELVTGKLGISGWNDAATVEWIEQTLLYVNVHEKELVAKIVDPLLVVDEDHLEEIWAITIVAKSCLNPKPSKRPHMGYILKALENPLKVVREDDNSGSGRLRATSSRGSWNAAFMGSWRNSSSDVVSVPGQSRENQMLRRSATTLSQGSGGDRSFSHKKPYKEIFPEPSATHDISDR